A genome region from Arachidicoccus soli includes the following:
- a CDS encoding TonB-dependent receptor, whose translation MQISNNDSFLRKFVYTFCFIISITVCKVSAQDTTNHQVSGIVLDAISGAPLGGATIKYGKHNKGKIASSEGRFSFNLTMNVMQLITSYSGYKTDTSNIPKDSATLLIYLKPMSSLKDVLVKSKQNSSSISLMGAMKTEKIGQGELLRAACCNLSESFETTPSVDVGYTDAVTGYKQIEMLGLSGTNTSYTRENIPDVRGLASIIGLSFTPGTWLEGIQLSKGTGSVVNGYEGVAGQINTELIKPFMTDMPDMANKYKLILNGYQSTQGRSEGNLIYNHHFKKGLSSNLFLYGRSDWRRNDENKDGFMDSPIGTVLVGANRWFYFGPRGWEFQAGIKGDYLKSTGGQLNYKRNENDGLWGFQNDIKRAEGWAKIGKVYINKPYQSMGLQLSGVYHQQRSLYGARNYDGTQHSFYANYIFQSRLFHSDDNVIKFGSSLQLDNYEEKFVNTDFNRREVVPGIFTEYSYNYLTKFNVVAGLRVDHHNLFGAFVTPRLHIRYALTDLTSLRLSVGRAQRTANILSENAGLLASSRSLEIDGMPIANFGGNAYPFKPETSWNTGINLTQKFKLNYEEGTFSVDYYYTDFKNQVMADFETPGIVNFYNLNGKSYANSFQAQLDYEPIHNFNVRLAYRYYDVKATYGNTLKEKPFIANNRGFVNLNYATKNNWSINYTTQLTGRKRLPQSFEYAEGYAPSFITMNVQINKSLMNDDLNIYVGAENLTNYRQNPLILGAAHPFGNQFDASQVWGPVMGRNIYIGFKWKI comes from the coding sequence GTGCAGATAAGTAACAATGACTCTTTTCTAAGAAAATTTGTCTATACTTTTTGCTTTATCATTTCTATTACCGTTTGCAAAGTATCTGCGCAGGATACAACAAACCATCAGGTAAGCGGAATTGTTTTAGATGCAATTAGTGGGGCACCTTTGGGTGGAGCAACAATTAAATACGGTAAACATAATAAGGGTAAAATAGCTAGTTCTGAGGGAAGATTCTCCTTCAATTTAACAATGAATGTGATGCAGCTCATTACTAGTTATAGTGGTTATAAGACGGATACAAGTAATATCCCAAAAGATAGCGCTACTCTCCTTATTTATTTAAAGCCCATGTCATCTTTAAAGGATGTGCTTGTAAAAAGTAAACAAAACAGCAGTTCTATTAGTTTGATGGGAGCCATGAAAACAGAGAAAATTGGTCAGGGCGAGTTGTTACGCGCCGCTTGTTGTAATCTTAGCGAAAGTTTTGAAACAACACCGTCGGTGGATGTGGGTTACACGGATGCTGTAACGGGGTACAAACAAATAGAAATGTTGGGCTTGTCTGGTACCAATACATCTTATACCAGAGAAAATATCCCTGATGTTAGAGGGTTAGCTTCTATTATCGGGCTTAGTTTTACACCGGGTACTTGGCTTGAAGGTATTCAATTAAGCAAGGGTACAGGAAGTGTTGTGAATGGTTATGAAGGGGTGGCCGGACAAATAAATACGGAACTGATAAAACCTTTTATGACCGATATGCCCGACATGGCTAATAAGTATAAGCTAATTTTAAATGGCTACCAAAGTACACAAGGCCGTTCAGAGGGCAATTTGATTTACAACCATCATTTTAAAAAAGGCTTGAGCTCTAATTTGTTTTTATATGGTCGTTCTGACTGGAGAAGAAATGATGAAAACAAAGATGGCTTTATGGATAGTCCTATCGGCACTGTCTTGGTGGGCGCCAATCGTTGGTTTTATTTTGGTCCGAGGGGGTGGGAGTTTCAGGCAGGTATTAAAGGCGATTATTTAAAGTCTACTGGCGGCCAATTGAATTATAAGAGAAATGAGAATGATGGCCTTTGGGGCTTTCAAAACGATATAAAGCGTGCAGAAGGTTGGGCGAAAATTGGCAAAGTATATATCAATAAACCATATCAGAGCATGGGTTTACAATTGTCTGGCGTTTACCATCAACAGAGAAGTTTGTATGGCGCGCGTAATTATGATGGCACACAACATAGCTTTTATGCCAATTATATTTTTCAATCAAGGCTCTTCCATAGTGATGATAATGTGATAAAATTTGGTTCGAGCTTGCAATTGGATAATTATGAAGAGAAATTTGTAAACACCGATTTTAATAGGAGAGAAGTGGTGCCGGGCATATTTACCGAGTATAGTTATAATTATCTTACAAAGTTCAATGTTGTAGCTGGTTTGCGTGTAGATCATCATAATTTGTTTGGGGCTTTCGTTACCCCGAGGCTGCATATCCGTTATGCACTTACTGATCTGACCTCCTTAAGACTTTCTGTTGGTAGAGCGCAAAGAACAGCGAATATTCTTTCAGAGAATGCAGGTTTACTAGCAAGCAGCCGCAGCCTTGAAATTGATGGAATGCCTATTGCTAATTTTGGCGGAAATGCTTACCCATTTAAACCTGAAACGTCTTGGAATACCGGCATTAACCTTACGCAGAAATTTAAATTAAATTATGAAGAGGGTACTTTCTCAGTCGATTATTATTATACCGATTTTAAAAACCAGGTGATGGCTGATTTTGAAACGCCTGGCATTGTCAATTTTTATAACCTCAACGGAAAATCCTATGCAAACAGTTTTCAGGCGCAATTGGATTACGAGCCGATTCATAATTTTAATGTACGACTCGCTTATCGTTATTATGATGTAAAAGCGACCTATGGTAATACTTTAAAAGAAAAACCTTTCATTGCCAATAACCGTGGGTTTGTCAATTTAAATTACGCTACTAAGAACAATTGGTCTATAAATTATACAACTCAATTGACGGGCAGAAAGCGATTGCCACAATCTTTTGAATATGCAGAGGGATATGCTCCGTCATTTATCACCATGAATGTACAGATAAATAAAAGCTTAATGAACGATGACTTAAATATTTATGTAGGAGCTGAGAATTTAACCAATTATAGACAAAACCCTTTGATATTGGGAGCCGCTCATCCTTTTGGGAATCAGTTTGATGCCTCGCAGGTTTGGGGGCCTGTAATGGGAAGAAATATTTATATTGGTTTTAAATGGAAAATATAA
- a CDS encoding HYC_CC_PP family protein encodes MKKVVSIFFLLLYAFTSSGATVDMHYCGDNLQNISVKIIDDGAINNCCCQDGLVVKHKGCCTEKSFRPQVSKDLQLVVNDFKSFLQIPFQIVVNPCFQRDDLLSENDHGFNLYCNRPPNLWRKIPLYKLHQRFTYYG; translated from the coding sequence TTGAAAAAGGTAGTTTCCATATTTTTTCTTTTGCTTTATGCATTTACCAGCTCCGGAGCCACGGTAGATATGCATTATTGTGGTGATAATCTTCAGAATATATCTGTTAAAATTATTGATGACGGGGCAATTAATAATTGTTGCTGTCAAGATGGATTAGTTGTTAAACACAAAGGTTGTTGTACTGAGAAAAGCTTTCGCCCCCAGGTATCCAAAGACTTGCAATTAGTAGTCAACGACTTTAAAAGCTTTTTGCAAATACCCTTTCAAATAGTGGTTAATCCTTGTTTTCAGCGCGATGATTTACTTAGTGAAAATGATCACGGATTCAATCTTTATTGCAATAGGCCACCCAATCTCTGGCGAAAGATTCCTTTATACAAACTTCACCAGCGTTTCACTTATTATGGATAA